The DNA sequence GTATTGATTCGCTCCACTCCACCTGATCAACAGAAGACAGGCACTAAGTATTATGAAATCATGTTGTCTTCTCACTCGAATGGGAATTTCAGCCTGAAACGCTTTGCCTCTCAGAAAGGGCAATCGGGACGAACTCAGGTCGAAATGCAGATCACGCACGAAGTGCTCCGCAAGCTTGTCGAGGACCTCGTGGATACCGTTCCCTGAGCTGATCAGGCGCCTGTTTACTCTGCTTTCCTGTCCTCAGCCTTAAGATGTAATGATCTTAAGGCTTTTTCTACGTGGAACTTGCGCCCCTGTTCTGAAAGACAGGATTAGTGCTTGACGATCCGCGTTTTATATGTAAAATCTTATTTCATGAGTAAAACACTAGAGCGTACAGAACAAAAACAGTCCTACCGCGTACCGGCCCTTGAGAAGGGACTGGAGGTGCTGGAACTGTTGTCCGGGATCTCTCAGCCACTATCGCTGACCGATATTGCAGACCGTCTGGGGCGAACGAAACAGGAGTTGTTTCGGGTCATGGCCTGTCTGAATGAGCAGGGGTACCTGATCCGTGATGCCAACCAGGGATACCGCATGAGTACCAAGCTGTTCGAACTGGGATCCAAGCACGCCAGTACGGAAGCCCTGATCGCGCGGGCCACTCCGCATATGGAAAATCTGACGCATGAACTGAACGAATCGTGTCATCTGAACCTGGTTGTTAGAAATAAAATGCTGGTGATCGCCCGTGTAAACTGCGATGCAGACGTCTCGCTGGCAGTTCGCGTTGGTGCGAGTTTCAAACTGCATGAAAGAAACAGCGGCCATGTTGCGCTGGCTTATCTGTCGGCAGATCAGCGCTGTAAATACTGGGA is a window from the Gimesia benthica genome containing:
- a CDS encoding IclR family transcriptional regulator → MSKTLERTEQKQSYRVPALEKGLEVLELLSGISQPLSLTDIADRLGRTKQELFRVMACLNEQGYLIRDANQGYRMSTKLFELGSKHASTEALIARATPHMENLTHELNESCHLNLVVRNKMLVIARVNCDADVSLAVRVGASFKLHERNSGHVALAYLSADQRCKYWEQTDLTASEIEECESEFAATRRSGFRTMESSLIVGVRDTATPILGADGKLLAVLCVSHILKVGESEDSTRISTAMLECAQAISSEFGPTMLHQSTVPAGDLA